One Bubalus bubalis isolate 160015118507 breed Murrah chromosome 10, NDDB_SH_1, whole genome shotgun sequence genomic window carries:
- the PEX3 gene encoding peroxisomal biogenesis factor 3 isoform X1, giving the protein MLRSTWNFLKRHKKKCIFLGTVLGGVYILGKYGQKKIREIQEREAAEYIAQARRQYHFESNQRTCNMTVLSMLPTLREALMQQLNSESLTALLKTRPSNKLEIWEDLKIISFTRSIVAVYSTCMLVVLLRVQLNIIGGYIYLDNAAVGKNGTTVLAPPDVQQQYLSSIQHLLGDGLTELITVIKQAVQKILGSVSLKHSLSLLDLEQKLKEIRDLVEQHKSSSWINNDGSKSLLCHYMMPDEETPLAVQACGLSPRDVTTIKLLNETRDMLESPDFSTVLNTCLSRGFSRLLDNMAEFFRPTEQDLQHGNSMNSLSSVSLPLAKIIPIINGQIHSVCSETPSHFVQDLLMMEQVKDFAANVYEAFSTPQQLEK; this is encoded by the exons gagTATATATCCTGGGAAAATATGGacagaagaaaatcagagaaatacaagAAAGGGAGGCTGCAGAATACATTGCCCAGGCACGACGACAGTATCATTTTGAAAGCAACCAGAGGACTTGCAATATGACAG TGCTGTCCATGCTCCCAACACTGAGAGAGGCCTTGATGCAGCAACTCAACTCTGAGAGCCTTACAGCTCTGCTGAAAACCAG gCCTTCAAACAAGCTAGAAATATGGGAGGATCTGAAGATAATAA GTTTCACAAGAAGTATCGTAGCTGTGTACAGTACTTGCATGCTGGTGGTTCTTTTGCGAGTCCAGTTAAACATAATTGGTGGATATATTTATTTGGATAATGCAGCAGTTGGCAAAAATGGCACC ACAGTTCTTGCTCCCCCAGATGTCCAACAGCAATATTTATCAAGTATTCAGCACCTCCTTGGAGATG gcCTGACAGAATTGATCACTGTCATTAAACAAGCTGTGCAGAAGATTTTAGGAAG tgTTTCTCTTAAACATTCTTTGTCCCTTTTGGACTTAgagcaaaaactgaaagaaatcagagatctCGTTGAGCAGCATAAATCATCTTCTTGGATTAATAATGATGGATCCAAATCTTTATTATGCCATTATATGATGCCAGATGAAGAAACTCCATTAGCAGTTCAG GCCTGCGGACTTTCTCCTAGAGATGTTACCACTATTAAACTACTCAATGAAACTAGAGACATGTTGGAAAG TCCAGATTTTAGTACAGTTTTGAATACCTGTCTCAGCCGAGGATTCAGTAGACTGCTAGACAACATGGCTGAGTTCTTTCGACCTACTGAACAAGACCTGCAACATGGTAACTCCATGAATAG TCTTTCCAGTGTCAGCCTGCCTTTAGCTAAGATAATTCCCATAATAAATGGACAGATCCATTCAGTTTGCAGTGAAACACCTAGTCATTTTGTTCAG GATCTGTTAATGATGGAGCAAGTGAAAGATTTTGCTGCTAATGTGTACGAGGCTTTTAGTACTCCTCAACAACtggagaaatga
- the PEX3 gene encoding peroxisomal biogenesis factor 3 isoform X2, with protein sequence MLRSTWNFLKRHKKKCIFLGTVLGGVYILGKYGQKKIREIQEREAAEYIAQARRQYHFESNQRTCNMTVLSMLPTLREALMQQLNSESLTALLKTRPSNKLEIWEDLKIISFTRSIVAVYSTCMLVVLLRVQLNIIGGYIYLDNAAVGKNGTTVLAPPDVQQQYLSSIQHLLGDGLTELITVIKQAVQKILGSVSLKHSLSLLDLEQKLKEIRDLVEQHKSSSWINNDGSKSLLCHYMMPDEETPLAVQACGLSPRDVTTIKLLNETRDMLESPDFSTVLNTCLSRGFSRLLDNMAEFFRPTEQDLQHGNSMNRIC encoded by the exons gagTATATATCCTGGGAAAATATGGacagaagaaaatcagagaaatacaagAAAGGGAGGCTGCAGAATACATTGCCCAGGCACGACGACAGTATCATTTTGAAAGCAACCAGAGGACTTGCAATATGACAG TGCTGTCCATGCTCCCAACACTGAGAGAGGCCTTGATGCAGCAACTCAACTCTGAGAGCCTTACAGCTCTGCTGAAAACCAG gCCTTCAAACAAGCTAGAAATATGGGAGGATCTGAAGATAATAA GTTTCACAAGAAGTATCGTAGCTGTGTACAGTACTTGCATGCTGGTGGTTCTTTTGCGAGTCCAGTTAAACATAATTGGTGGATATATTTATTTGGATAATGCAGCAGTTGGCAAAAATGGCACC ACAGTTCTTGCTCCCCCAGATGTCCAACAGCAATATTTATCAAGTATTCAGCACCTCCTTGGAGATG gcCTGACAGAATTGATCACTGTCATTAAACAAGCTGTGCAGAAGATTTTAGGAAG tgTTTCTCTTAAACATTCTTTGTCCCTTTTGGACTTAgagcaaaaactgaaagaaatcagagatctCGTTGAGCAGCATAAATCATCTTCTTGGATTAATAATGATGGATCCAAATCTTTATTATGCCATTATATGATGCCAGATGAAGAAACTCCATTAGCAGTTCAG GCCTGCGGACTTTCTCCTAGAGATGTTACCACTATTAAACTACTCAATGAAACTAGAGACATGTTGGAAAG TCCAGATTTTAGTACAGTTTTGAATACCTGTCTCAGCCGAGGATTCAGTAGACTGCTAGACAACATGGCTGAGTTCTTTCGACCTACTGAACAAGACCTGCAACATGGTAACTCCATGAATAG GATCTGTTAA